In a single window of the Dreissena polymorpha isolate Duluth1 chromosome 3, UMN_Dpol_1.0, whole genome shotgun sequence genome:
- the LOC127872274 gene encoding steroid hormone receptor ERR2-like, protein MSHSFEYTYLKYTILFSGNIDYSCPANGDCEITKRRRKACQACRFQKCLFVGMLREGVRLDRVRGGRQKYKRSSDSYPYVQQIFPIVKKQCLDTSINNHSYSVSDNKTLQQLISIEHQLDKLYAHADPTVKDDECKFLSVLSDLADRELVITISWAKQVPGFAGLSLSDQMNLLQHSWLEINLLNLVYRSSPYHGVLRIAEDYKLTAEQAEKFGCSKELDTLTRKMCKKFTSLNITREEYLLLKSIILFNIDVVTERSDAGKSIQEKLHESLTEYVKSRSNGGLKRVGQLYLLLPAMTHLKLLAKQYWFDVKKSGKIMMHKLFLEMLEADS, encoded by the exons ATGTCTCATAGCTTTGAATACA CTTATCTTAAGTATACTATTCTATTTTCAGGGAACATTGATTACTCATGTCCGGCCAATGGAGACTGTGAAATAACAAAGCGCAGAAGGAAGGCATGTCAAGCTTGCAGATTTCAGAAATGCCTCTTCGTTGGCATGCTCAGAGAAG GTGTTCGACTGGACAGAGTACGAGGGGGTCGACAGAAGTACAAGCGGTCCTCAGATTCTTATCCATATGTGCAGCAAATATTTCCCATTGTCAAGAAACAATGTCTCGATACCTCTATCAACAATCATTCATATAGTG TCTCGGATAACAAGACTCTGCAGCAGCTGATCAGCATCGAGCACCAGCTGGATAAACTGTACGCGCATGCTGACCCCACCGTGAAGGACGATGAGTGCAAGTTCCTCTCAGTGCTCTCAGACCTGGCCGACCGGGAACTGGTGATCACCATCAGCTGGGCTAAACAGGTCCCAG gGTTTGCTGGTCTGAGCCTGTCTGATCAAATGAATCTTCTCCAGCACTCATGGCTTGAAATCAACCTCCTTAACCTGGTCTACCGGTCTTCCCCGTACCACGGAGTGCTCAGG ATTGCAGAAGACTACAAACTTACAGCCGAGCAGGCGGAAAAATTTGGCTGCTCGAAAGAGCTTGACACATTGACCAGAAAAATGTGCAAGAAATTCACAAGCCTCAACATTACGAGAGAAGAGTACCTCCTCTTGAAGAGCATCATACTCTTCAACATTG ATGTGGTAACAGAGCGCAGTGATGCTGGCAAGTCTATCCAGGAGAAGCTTCATGAGTCCCTGACAGAGTACGTGAAGTCCCGCAGCAATGGGGGGTTGAAACGCGTCGGCCAGCTCTACCTGTTGCTGCCCGCGATGACCCACTTAAAGCTGCTGGCCAAGCAGTACTGGTTCGACGTGAAAAAGAGCGGCAAGATCATGATGCACAAACTGTTTCTTGAAATGTTGGAGGCCGACAGCTGA